The proteins below are encoded in one region of Diorhabda carinulata isolate Delta chromosome 3, icDioCari1.1, whole genome shotgun sequence:
- the LOC130891917 gene encoding casein kinase I-like isoform X1, translated as MASHGIGLGIGKPEYIVGGKYRLVRKIGSGSFGDIYLGINITNGEEVACKLEGIGARHPQLLYESKLYKILHGGIGIPHIRYYGQEKHHNVLVMDLLGPSLEDLFNFCSRRFTIKTVLMLADQMIGRVEFVHCKSFIHRDIKPDNFLMGIGRHCNKLFIIDFGLAKKFRDTRTRMHIIYREDKNLTGTARYASINAHLGIEQSRRDDMESLGYVLMYFNRGCLPWQGLKAATKKQKYEKISEKKMSTPVEVLCKGFPAEFSMYLNYCRGLRFEEAPDYMYLRQLFRILFRTLNHQYDYTFDWTMLKQKTAATGSSVGGASTQQQVTQSIPQQPANRDKKDDEKTKQSSAKGNR; from the exons ATGGCTTCACATGGCATAGGGCTCGGTATCGGGAAGCCGGAATACATAGTCGGTGGAAAATATCGTTTAGTTCGTAAAATCGGTAGTGGTTCTTTCGGTGACATATACTTGGGAATAAATATCACAAACGGAGAG GAAGTAGCTTGTAAACTTGAGGGAATTGGTGCAAGACATCCTCAGCTTTTATATGAAagtaaactatataaaattctaCATGGTGGCATAGGAATACCACATATCAG atattacGGACAAGAGAAGCACCATAATGTTCTCGTTATGGATTTATTGGGACCGTCGTTGGAggatttattcaatttctgtTCTCGTCGTTTCACCATCAAAACCGTACTCATGTTGGCCGATCAGATGATCGGCCGCGTCGAATTCGTCCATTGTAAATCGTTCATCCACCGCGACATCAAACCCGATAACTTCCTAATGGGCATCGGTCGCCATTGCAACAAACTTTTCATTATCGATTTCGGTTTGGCGAAAAAATTTCGAGATACCCGAACTAGGATGCACATAATTTATCGCGAGGACAAAAATTTGACCG GTACCGCCCGATACGCGTCGATAAACGCGCACCTCGGTATCGAGCAATCACGTCGAGACGATATGGAATCTTTAGGATATGTTCTGATGTATTTCAATAGGGGCTGTTTACCCTGGCAAGGTTTAAAAGCGGCCACGAAAAAAcagaaatacgaaaaaattagCGAGAAAAAAATGTCAACGCCCGTCGAAGTACTTTGCAAG GGTTTCCCCGCCGAATTCTCGATGTACCTAAACTATTGCCGCGGATTGCGCTTCGAGGAAGCCCCCGATTACATGTATTTGAGGCAATTGTTTCGAATACTTTTCCGCACCCTCAACCACCAATACGATTACACCTTCGATTGGACAATGCTGAAACAAAAAACGGCCGCGACGGGTAGCAGCGTCGGAGGAGCCTCCACCCAACAACAAGTCACGCAATCCATACCCCAACAACCAG CGAACCGAGACAAAAAAGACGACGAAAAGACAAAGCAGAGTTCTGCTAAAG gAAATCGTTAA
- the LOC130891918 gene encoding 60S ribosomal protein L28 yields MSSHLVWGIIRNNNAFLLKKRNISKPFSTEPNNLTNLNSYRYNGLIHKKSVGIVDAPDKKGFTVVYKKASKQRKPKQSTVKRTMKSGPRRSLHKLKRLLSANRYRTDLTKVALRRASAVLKSQKPLPAKKQKAKKE; encoded by the exons ATGTCGTCGCATTTAGTTTGGGGTATTATCAGGAACAACAACGCTTTTCttttgaagaaaagaaatatttccaaaCCATTCAGTACC GAACCgaacaatttaacaaatttgaattCCTATCGTTACAATGGTCTTATCCATAAAAAATCTGTAGGAATTGTAGATGCTCCCGACAAAAAAGGTTTCACAGTTGTTTACAAAAAAGCCAGTAAACAG aGAAAACCCAAGCAAAGTACAGTGAAGAGGACGATGAAATCTGGTCCAAGGAGATCTTTGCACAAACTAAAAAGATTGTTGAGTGCTAACAGATACCGTACAGATCTTACCAAG gTTGCCCTTCGTAGAGCCAGTGCTGTTCTTAAATCCCAAAAACCTTTGCCTGCTAAGAAGCAAAAGGCAAAGAaagaataa
- the LOC130891912 gene encoding COP9 signalosome complex subunit 8 has translation MVVNTYDKLAEDLQRQELEAVNGIAPPQVYQQLLAIYLHQNDLCNAKFLWKRIPNSVKTSTPELANIWAVGKSMWKRDFPAIYQALNVTWSDTVADIMKQVKEVVRARAVDLISQAYSSITLDTVSAMTGLPPDICIPACAEKGWTYEADSKIIHPVRKPGEHLGQTSSEDQLSKLTDFVSFLEN, from the exons ATGGTCGTAAATACTTACGACAAATTAGCTGAAGATTTACAACGACAAGAACTAGag gcTGTAAATGGTATCGCTCCACCACAAGTTTATCAACAACTTTTAGCGATTtatttacatcaaaatgattt ATGTAACGCAAAGTTTTTATGGAAACGTATACCGAATAGTGTGAAAACTTCGACGCCGGAATTGGCAAATATTTGGGCAGTAGGTAAAAGTATGTGGAAACGAGATTTCCCCGCCATATATCAAGCTTTAAACGTAACCTGGTCCGATACGGTGGCGGATATTATGAAACAAGTCAAAG aggTCGTGAGAGCTAGAGCTGTGGATTTGATATCTCAAGCGTATTCTTCTATAACTTTAGATACGGTGTCGGCGATGACGGGCTTACCTCCTGACATCTGTATACCGGCTTGTGCAGAGAAAGGTTGGACATACGAGGCTGATTCAAAGATAATACATCCGGTTAGAAAGCCAGGGGAACATTTAGGACAGACGAGCAGCGAGGATCAACTGTCGAAATTGACGGATTTTGTTTCGtttcttgaaaattaa
- the LOC130891916 gene encoding polycomb protein SUZ12 — protein sequence MPPRKREKDPDAVKTPRIDHIQADHELFLQAFEKPTQIYRYLRTRNMCLPIFLNRTLTYMKHRMSRNNKGRQGFKVDSLLEKVLNKKDTMCIQPGYINLTFLGFNNKSLDYDAQIAQVETVLLKISHKKRKDSSAPSMQVTLGTADVPINPNEQDLPLTAPTISIPTESFNPSSGPLVKSYILLFRVKVTQEKEFDDEPASKKRKSNNASDNSKLYGAELTVYDKHNRCYLSDGDYDIVVQDFSTNTKNSIKKHSSWENVNDLVETCGNLDAFMKGAVLKFKLNWSPEASAKIVDRPQPYPLQENKENLPQVTNMDTEKLQIVYQFVYNNNSRQQTEACEDLHCPWCSLNCNRLYTLLKHLKLCHSRFTFTYVPISVGARIDVAINEMYDGSYTGSPHDLISQPTVCAFSRNGPIRRASVTHILVCHPKRPKASLSEFLELDDCEFDGQRPFITGHNRLYHHTTTCLPIYPKEMEIDSEGENDPEWLQNKTMMMIDEFTDVNEGEKELMKMWNLHVMKYGFVGDCQIPLACQMFVKHKGRELLLKNLYRNFVVHMTSLFDFGLVSAVCLYTILQKLQELVGDTGPIRNILKESREAQIDNWSRSGISDKSKTPNIGRKAGNVGNQRRKGAPLTPQCDSTVRRKSICAGETSRKRLVTVNKSDQKSS from the exons ATGCCAccaagaaaaagagaaaaagatcCTGATGCGGTGAAAACCCCGAGAATCGATCATATACAAGCGGATCACGAGTTATTTTTACAAGCTTTCGAAA aacccactcaaatatacaGATATTTACGTACGAGAAACATGTGCTTG CCTATATTTCTTAATAGAACTCTAACTTATATGAAACACAGGATGTCTCGAAATAATAAAGGACGACAAGGATTTAAGGTAGATTCTCTAttggaaaaagttttaaataaaaaagatacgATGTGTATACAACCGGGTTATATAAATTTAACATTCTTaggttttaataataaatctttAGATTACGACGCTCAAATAGCGCAAGTCGAgactgttttattaaaaattagtcaTAAAAAACGTAAAGATAGTTCGGCGCCTAGTATGCAAGTGACTTTAGGAACGGCAGATGTTCCTATTAACCCCAATGAACAAGATTTACCTCTAACAGCTCCCACAATTAGCATCCCAACCGAATCTTTCAACCCCTCGAGTGGCCCCCTAGTGAAAtcgtatattttattatttcgggTAAAAGTGACGCAGGAAAAGGAGTTTGACGATGAACCGGCGTCGAAAAAGCGAAAATCTAACAACGCGAGTGATAATTCGAAATTGTACGGTGCCGAACTTACAGTTTATGACAAACATAATCGTTGTTATTTGAGTGACGGTGATTACGATATCGTTGTACAAGATTTTTCTACTAATAccaaaaattcgataaaaaaacattcaagtTGGGAGAACGTAAACGATCTAGTGGAAACTTGTGGTAATTTGGACGCTTTTATGAAAGGAGCCGTgttgaaattcaaattgaattgGTCACCAGAAGCTTCCGCCAAAATCGTCGATAGACCTCAACCGTATCCTTTAcaggaaaataaagaaaatctaCCTCAAGTTACGAATATGGATACGGAAAAATTACAAATCGTCTATCAGttcgtttataataataattctcgTCAACAAACTGAAGCTTGCGAAGATTTACATTGTCCTTGGTGTAGTTTGAATTGCAATCGATTATATACcttattgaaacatttgaaattgTGTCATTCGCGATTTACATTCACTTACGTTCCGATTTCGGTGGGCGCGAGGATCGACGTGGCTATAAACGAGATGTACGACGGTTCTTATACGGGTTCCCCCCACGATTTAATCTCCCAGCCGACGGTTTGCGCTTTTTCCCGAAACGGCCCGATCCGACGCGCATCCGTAACGCATATATTGGTATGTCATCCGAAACGACCGAAAGCGAGTTTATCCGAATTTCTCGAATTGGACGATTGCGAATTCGATGGTCAACGACCGTTCATTACGGGACATAATCGATTGTACCATCACACGACTACTTGTTTACCGATTTATCCGAAGGAAATGGAAATCGATTCCGAAGGGGAGAACGATCCCGAATGGCTACAAAATAAAACGATGATGATGATCGACGAATTTACCGATGTTAACGAAGGGGAAAAGGAACTGATGAAAATGTGGAATTTACACGTGATGAAATACGGTTTCGTTGGCGATTGTCAAATACCGTTAGCTTGCCAGATGTTCGTTAAACACAAAGGTCGggaattgttattgaaaaatttgtatagaaatttcGTTGTTCATATGACGAGTTTGTTCGATTTCGGTTTGGTGAGCGCCGTTTGTCTTTATACGATTTTGCAAAAGTTACAAGAATTGGTGGGGGATACGGGTCCGATTCGTAATATACTTAAAGAATCTAGGGAGGCGCAAATAGATAATTGGTCGCGAAGCGGAATTAGCGATAAATCGAAAACGCCGAATATCGGTAGGAAAGCCGGAAATGTCGGTAATCAAAGAAGGAAGGGGGCGCCTTTGACTCCGCAATGTGATAGTACAGTTAGACGTAAATCGATTTGCGCCGGCGAGACGTCGAGGAAAAGACTCGTAACTGTTAATAAAAGTGACCAAAAATCTAGTTAA
- the LOC130891914 gene encoding fas-binding factor 1-like, producing MDFDLDDPLGSDDSFFEEPKVLAKRSSFTKTPEKKSIENLLGFDTKTKSSVSTEDIKKSETSNKKQMDDWLTDVKGPSTTDRSRRSDFLDDILPIKPKTTKHDKKGTSLEDILKESKVTTTPKTAQSLKDVNPEPTVSSEYGISSTISDRRRSGRRGSGVEDTLGLFRDTFVDKKETIPKSTETLQKTSAGININPSDKNTTFPGVPDWLGLSSTNVKRSDSPVTVNKSAPNINNENVVVPKEVDVADEIENKIFVDKLVPQDINAGIQNSYTALHQQESLLLVSIQFKKYEEVLKDIQEKQNFILGQQERQFKNFIDDYILKQHAVENNIKLQQERINNQIKLLVTDHVDKLQSDTDVNDDKKEEDLKDLLSKLKQRHDEELFIMEESYKKQMDMVEKSAANVEENVQKELKNLEDLYDKKLQNFKTNYDEEISYYKEKIKILEEQYKNEIKIIKDVHAEKIDELKSEHAVQIDYIKQMKTKEDNLLREGHELSQKIDTGINILGNNLQILQGIEDKVIKNYDVLALAREQSIQAKEKEIIMMKKCLEKCRESAENERSQLLSLIRNLELKLAEQNTNAQEDRWALQQATATLTARCKAIEREAEYGRNIIEREREQLKTLKETLLGEQEKMVMQLTEEKLQLASEKSKLETSAKISNSYEVERVKIEAETAIKEAKCLSERLNRERALLQREKIELNALKQNLMERERELEDKESEMEFLVQDTQKKLKEDKQVLSEAKRMEATYKEKLKELQAQWVLLSNREKKLAEDKILLSRERLALYTSLKASKDCVLCSAGGGDSTLGKNQILTAFDNIKSPDPTATRIRLEALDDEDSEVSKEESVNK from the exons ATGGATTTCGATTTAGATGATCCCTTAGGTAGTGACGATAGTTTTTTTGAAGAGCCTAAAGTTTTAGCAAAACGGTCTAGTTTCACGAAAACTCCCGAAAAAAAATCCATAGAAAATTTATTAGGTTTTGATACCAAAACGAAATCTTCAGTATCTACGGAGGATATTAAAAAATCCGAAACCAGCAATAAGAAACAAATGGACGATTGGTTAACTGACGTAAAAg GACCTTCTACTACAGATAGGTCGAGAAGAAGCGACTTTTTAGACGATATACTTCcaataaaaccaaaaacaaCGAAACACGATAAAAAAGGAACGTCTTTAGAAGACATTTTGAAAGAAAGTAAAGTGACTACTACTCCGAAAACGGCTCAATCACTAAAAGACGTAAATCCAGAACCGACGGTTTCATCAGAATACGGCATTTCCTCTACGATTAGTGATAGAAGAAGAAGCGGAAGACGCGGTTCGGGAGTAGAAGATACTTTGGGATTATTTCGCGATACGTTTGtcgataaaaaagaaacaatccCGAAATCTACagaaacattacaaaaaacttCCGCAGGTATTAATATTAATCCTTCCGACAAAAATACGACGTTTCCAGGAGTACCTGATTGGTTAGGATTAAGTTCAACGAACGTCAAAAGATCCGACTCACCAGTAACTGTCAATAAAAGCGCgccaaatataaataatgaaaatgtagtAGTGCCAAAGGAAGTAGATGTCGcagatgaaattgaaaataagatttTCGTTGATAAATTAGTACCACAAGATATTAACGCCGGTATACAAAATAGTTATACGGCATTACATCAACAAGAATCCTTATTATTAGTATcgatacaatttaaaaaatacgaggaagttttgaaagatattcaagaaaaacaaaattttattttag GACAACAAGAaagacaatttaaaaatttcatagatgattatatattaaaacaacacgctgtagaaaataatataaagttaCAACAAGAACGAATCAATAATCAAATCAAGTTATTGGTAACTGATCACGTAGATAAATTACAAAGTGATACAGACGTTAATgacgataaaaaagaagaagatttaaaaGATTTGTTATCGAAATTAAAACAAAGACACGatgaagaattatttattatggaaGAATCttataa GAAACAAATGGATATGGTGGAAAAATCTGCTGCGAACGTCGAAGAAAACGTacaaaaagaactaaaaaatttagaagatctatacgataaaaaattacaaaattttaaaacaaattacgacgaagaaatttcttattataaagaaaagataaaaatattggaagaacagtacaaaaacgaaataaaaataataaaagacgTACACGCAGAAAAAATCGATGAACTAAAATCAGAGCACGCCGTACAAATcgattatataaaacaaatgaaaactaAAGAGGACAATTTATTAAGAGAAGGACACGaattatcccaaaaaatcgatacaggaataaatattttgggtAATAACCTTCAAATATTGCAAGGAATCGAAGACAAAGTTATAAAGAATTACGACGTTTTAGCTTTAGCTAGGGAACAGAGTATTCAAgcgaaagaaaaagaaattataa tgatgaaaaaatgtttggaaaaatgTCGGGAATCAGCTGAAAACGAACGATCTCAGCTCTTATCGTTAATTAGGAATTTAGAATTGAAATTAGCGGAACAAAATACGAACGCTCAAGAAGATCGATGGGCTTTGCAACAAGCAACGGCTACGTTAACTGCTAGATGTAAAGCAATCGAAAGGGAAGCTGAATACGGTAGAAATATCATAGAACGTGAAAGGGAACAGTTAAAA aCATTGAAAGAAACTTTATTAGGGGAACAAGAAAAAATGGTGATGCAATTAACTgaagaaaaattacaattagCGTCAGAAAAATCCAAATTGGAAACCAGCGCTAAAATATCCAATTCATACGAAGTCGAACGCGTCAAAATCGAAGCCGAAACGGCAATAAAAGAAGCGAAATGTTTATCGGAACGACTAAATCGAGAAAGGGCTCTTCTAcaacgggaaaaaattgaactaAACGCCCTAAAACAGAATCTAATGGAACGAGAACGAGAGCTGGAAGATAAAGAATCCGAAATGGAGTTTTTGGTACAAGACacacagaaaaaattgaaagaggACAAGCAGGTTTTGAGCGAAGCGAAACGAATGGAAGCAACTTACAAGGAAAAGTTAAAGGAGTTACAAGCGCAGTGGGTTTTATTATCGAATAGAGAAAAAAAGTTGGCggaagataaaattttgttatctaGAGAAAGATTAGCTTTGTATACGTCACTGAAGGCTTCTAAAGATTGCGTGTTGTGTAGCGCCGGAGGAGGGGATAGTACCTtgggaaaaaatcaaatattaacaGCCTTTGATAACATCAAG tctCCTGATCCAACTGCTACAAGAATTCGTTTAGAAGCTTTAGATGACGAAGACAGTGAGGTTAGTAAAGAGGAAAGTGttaataaatga
- the LOC130891915 gene encoding ubiquitin domain-containing protein UBFD1-like, translating into MECLDADGENSEQNLHNSTEENLTKEIESDDRLMEASESKILKTDTDSLEISANNSVEEASTKESVEIKVIYNKKKYDVTTTSDTTILELKKHLQGLLGVPDSMQKLMFKGMLQDSQTISSSGITKGSKVMLVGSTLNDVLAVSSVSKQDILELDKATTSKEPLCKQKIHRKVLDKGLPEDVLPGIKNIKEGLPPVPLSGMLNKHGGKVRLTFKLESDQLWLSTKERTEKLPMGSIKSVISEPIEGYEQYHIMGLQLGPTEASRYWIYWVPAQYIDAIKDAVLGKWQYF; encoded by the exons atggaaTGCTTAG ATGCCGATGGTGAAAACAGTGAACAAAATCTTCATAATAGTACAGAAGAAAATCTGACCAAAGAAATTGAGAGTGATGATCGACTCATGGAAGCATCAGAATCGAAAATACTTAAAACCGATACGGATTCTCTGGAAATAAGCGCTAATAATTCAGTAGAAGAGGCGAGTACGAAAGAATCTGTTGAAATTAAAGtgatttacaacaaaaaaaaatacgatgtCACAACTACTTCGGATACAACAATTCTAGAActgaaaaaacatttacaaGGTTTATTAg GTGTGCCGGATTCGATGCAGAAATTGATGTTCAAAGGAATGTTACAGGATAGTCAAACAATTTCTAGTTCAGGTATAACGAAAGGTTCCAAAGTTATGCTTGTAGGATCGACTTTAAACGATGTTTTAGCCGTTTCTTCGGTTAGTAAACAG gaTATTTTAGAATTAGATAAAGCTACAACGTCTAAAGAACCTCTGTGTAAACAGAAAATACATCGTAAGGTATTAGATAAAGGATTACCGGAAGACGTTTTACCcggtattaaaaatattaag gaGGGTTTACCTCCAGTGCCCCTTTCGGGGATGTTAAATAAACATGGGGGTAAAGTTAGGTTAACGTTTAAATTAGAAAGTGATCAATTATGGCTTAGTACGAAGGAAAGAACTGAAAAATTACCGATGGGGTCGATTAAAAGTGTGATATCTGAACCTATCGAGGGTTACGAACAGTATCACATAATG ggTTTACAATTAGGTCCTACAGAAGCGTCTCGGTATTGGATATATTGGGTGCCGGCTCAATATATAGACGCCATCAAAGATGCCGTTCTCGGAAAATGGcagtatttttga
- the LOC130891917 gene encoding casein kinase I-like isoform X2 produces the protein MASHGIGLGIGKPEYIVGGKYRLVRKIGSGSFGDIYLGINITNGEEVACKLEGIGARHPQLLYESKLYKILHGGIGIPHIRYYGQEKHHNVLVMDLLGPSLEDLFNFCSRRFTIKTVLMLADQMIGRVEFVHCKSFIHRDIKPDNFLMGIGRHCNKLFIIDFGLAKKFRDTRTRMHIIYREDKNLTGTARYASINAHLGIEQSRRDDMESLGYVLMYFNRGCLPWQGLKAATKKQKYEKISEKKMSTPVEVLCKGFPAEFSMYLNYCRGLRFEEAPDYMYLRQLFRILFRTLNHQYDYTFDWTMLKQKTAATGSSVGGASTQQQVTQSIPQQPGNR, from the exons ATGGCTTCACATGGCATAGGGCTCGGTATCGGGAAGCCGGAATACATAGTCGGTGGAAAATATCGTTTAGTTCGTAAAATCGGTAGTGGTTCTTTCGGTGACATATACTTGGGAATAAATATCACAAACGGAGAG GAAGTAGCTTGTAAACTTGAGGGAATTGGTGCAAGACATCCTCAGCTTTTATATGAAagtaaactatataaaattctaCATGGTGGCATAGGAATACCACATATCAG atattacGGACAAGAGAAGCACCATAATGTTCTCGTTATGGATTTATTGGGACCGTCGTTGGAggatttattcaatttctgtTCTCGTCGTTTCACCATCAAAACCGTACTCATGTTGGCCGATCAGATGATCGGCCGCGTCGAATTCGTCCATTGTAAATCGTTCATCCACCGCGACATCAAACCCGATAACTTCCTAATGGGCATCGGTCGCCATTGCAACAAACTTTTCATTATCGATTTCGGTTTGGCGAAAAAATTTCGAGATACCCGAACTAGGATGCACATAATTTATCGCGAGGACAAAAATTTGACCG GTACCGCCCGATACGCGTCGATAAACGCGCACCTCGGTATCGAGCAATCACGTCGAGACGATATGGAATCTTTAGGATATGTTCTGATGTATTTCAATAGGGGCTGTTTACCCTGGCAAGGTTTAAAAGCGGCCACGAAAAAAcagaaatacgaaaaaattagCGAGAAAAAAATGTCAACGCCCGTCGAAGTACTTTGCAAG GGTTTCCCCGCCGAATTCTCGATGTACCTAAACTATTGCCGCGGATTGCGCTTCGAGGAAGCCCCCGATTACATGTATTTGAGGCAATTGTTTCGAATACTTTTCCGCACCCTCAACCACCAATACGATTACACCTTCGATTGGACAATGCTGAAACAAAAAACGGCCGCGACGGGTAGCAGCGTCGGAGGAGCCTCCACCCAACAACAAGTCACGCAATCCATACCCCAACAACCAG gAAATCGTTAA